A section of the Alphaproteobacteria bacterium genome encodes:
- a CDS encoding PAS domain S-box protein: MPTDAVADPVSAWARSTLDNLLDEIFVVDSDSRVVYANRAACKNLGYTQEETCELSVADFDAHMTPEIYAAIWNDLIVQGHGHRVTRHRRKSGSTYPAEVRVSLIRWGEDTLACASVRDTSALDRIETTLKQSQERFRDFAEAGSDLFCETDQDLRYVQFSAPTERILGLAESELIGRYVWDIGTVPGGLEAMASQIECLKRHRTFRDLEVVIASETGQERIFRISGKPVFESGGRFASFRLVWKEVTDAVRSERERSRLADLLRGVIDASPAAIVLFAPVYDESNAVVDFRYEVVNGVTERLLDMSEAEIIGKLLSEVLPNHGRAVTAYRDVFETGTPKVTEVHVTDLGIDKWFRLTIGKAGDRVAVTGSDITAYKEALEELSVKEERLELAVTGGSDGLWDRDLVTGEMYFSPRWCEMLGYTTGEFASGEVTWAGLVHPDDFREARRRVVRVLEGLDDSYQSEHRLRHRDGTYRWFRARGRVVRNEEGRPVRFVGLSSDISDRKRLEEDMATARDAAEKANAAKSQFLANMSHELRTPLNAIIGFSEILAGGIVNVDLDQQRSYASHILDGGRHLLALINDILDLSKAEAGKLEPQPEYFKLAEVVSIANDMLAGSARKKGVRIDTDIQGDISKLYADRRMVLQVLINIVSNAIKFTGENGRVAIEGQHMADGSVRIRIRDTGIGISPNDIETVLSPFGQVDNKLNRSHMGTGLGLPLSRRLMELHGGTLQLDSTPGEGTTVTLVFPPEMLLAGL; this comes from the coding sequence ATGCCGACAGACGCCGTGGCCGACCCCGTCTCGGCCTGGGCCCGTTCGACACTGGACAACCTGCTTGACGAAATCTTCGTCGTCGATTCCGACAGTCGCGTCGTTTACGCCAACCGGGCCGCCTGCAAGAATCTCGGCTACACGCAGGAAGAGACATGCGAGCTTAGCGTTGCCGATTTCGATGCTCACATGACGCCCGAAATCTATGCGGCGATTTGGAACGACCTCATCGTCCAGGGCCATGGCCACCGGGTCACCCGTCACCGCCGCAAGTCGGGCAGCACCTACCCGGCCGAGGTCCGCGTGTCGCTCATCCGCTGGGGGGAGGATACCCTGGCCTGCGCGTCGGTACGTGATACATCCGCGCTGGACCGCATCGAGACAACCCTGAAGCAGAGCCAGGAAAGGTTCCGCGATTTTGCCGAAGCGGGCTCGGATCTCTTCTGCGAGACCGACCAGGACCTGCGCTACGTGCAGTTCTCCGCGCCGACGGAGCGGATTCTCGGCCTGGCCGAAAGCGAGCTGATCGGGCGCTACGTCTGGGATATCGGAACGGTGCCGGGCGGACTCGAAGCCATGGCCTCCCAGATCGAATGTCTGAAGCGCCACCGGACCTTTCGCGATCTGGAGGTGGTGATCGCAAGTGAGACGGGGCAGGAGCGGATTTTCCGTATCAGCGGCAAACCGGTCTTCGAAAGCGGCGGCAGGTTCGCCAGTTTTCGCCTGGTCTGGAAAGAAGTCACGGACGCCGTCCGGTCGGAACGCGAGCGCTCGCGTCTGGCCGATCTCCTCAGAGGCGTGATTGACGCCTCGCCGGCCGCGATCGTCCTGTTCGCGCCGGTCTATGATGAGTCAAACGCTGTCGTGGATTTTCGCTACGAAGTCGTAAACGGCGTGACGGAACGATTGCTCGATATGTCCGAGGCCGAGATCATTGGCAAACTGCTGTCAGAGGTCCTGCCCAATCATGGCCGCGCGGTCACCGCGTATCGCGATGTGTTCGAGACCGGCACTCCCAAGGTGACGGAGGTGCATGTCACGGATCTCGGTATCGACAAATGGTTCCGCCTCACAATCGGCAAGGCGGGCGATCGGGTCGCGGTGACGGGCTCCGACATCACGGCCTATAAGGAGGCGCTCGAGGAGCTGAGCGTCAAGGAGGAACGCCTGGAGCTCGCGGTGACGGGCGGGAGCGATGGCCTCTGGGACCGGGATCTGGTCACGGGCGAGATGTATTTCTCGCCCCGCTGGTGCGAAATGCTCGGCTACACGACCGGGGAGTTCGCATCCGGGGAAGTGACCTGGGCAGGGCTCGTCCATCCCGACGATTTTCGCGAGGCGCGCCGGCGCGTGGTCAGGGTGTTGGAAGGCCTGGATGATTCCTACCAGAGTGAGCATCGCCTCCGACATCGGGATGGCACATATCGCTGGTTCCGGGCGCGCGGGCGGGTGGTCCGGAACGAGGAAGGCCGGCCCGTGCGATTCGTCGGGCTCAGTTCCGATATCAGTGATCGAAAGCGCCTCGAGGAGGACATGGCCACCGCCCGGGACGCGGCGGAAAAGGCCAACGCCGCCAAATCCCAGTTCCTCGCCAATATGAGCCACGAGTTGCGCACGCCTCTGAACGCGATAATCGGGTTCTCCGAGATCCTCGCCGGCGGGATCGTCAATGTCGATCTGGACCAGCAGCGGAGCTATGCCTCGCACATCCTGGATGGCGGGCGCCATCTTCTGGCCCTCATCAATGACATCCTCGATCTGTCCAAGGCCGAGGCCGGCAAGCTGGAGCCACAGCCGGAGTACTTCAAGCTTGCCGAAGTCGTCTCGATCGCCAACGACATGCTGGCAGGCTCGGCCCGGAAAAAAGGCGTCCGCATCGACACCGATATCCAGGGCGACATTTCAAAGCTCTATGCGGACCGCCGCATGGTGCTTCAGGTCCTGATCAATATCGTGTCCAATGCGATCAAGTTCACGGGCGAGAACGGCCGGGTCGCGATCGAGGGCCAGCACATGGCGGACGGGTCGGTGCGGATCCGGATCCGGGATACCGGGATCGGTATTTCCCCAAACGATATCGAAACGGTTCTCTCGCCCTTCGGCCAGGTCGATAACAAGCTCAACCGAAGCCATATGGGCACGGGCCTCGGCCTGCCACTGTCGCGGCGGCTGATGGAACTGCACGGCGGCACCCTGCAACTCGACAGCACGCCCGGAGAGGGGACTACGGTCACCCTCGTTTTCCCGCCCGAGATGCTTCTCGCCGGCCTGTAA
- a CDS encoding YqaA family protein — protein sequence MLQKTYDWTLRLSSHRHALAALALISFLESSVFPIPPDVLIIPMILANRHAAWRIAAVATVASVLGGMFGYGIGHFLFQQLGQPILEFYGAMDQFAAFQDMYRDWGAWIVGGAGLTPFPYKVITITSGVMALDPWLFALVSTLARGLRFFAAAALLWYFGPTIRRFVEHNLKFLATLFLALLLGSYVVASYVM from the coding sequence GTGCTTCAGAAAACCTATGACTGGACACTCCGCCTGTCGAGCCATCGCCACGCGCTCGCCGCGCTGGCGCTGATCAGCTTCCTTGAAAGCTCCGTCTTTCCCATTCCGCCCGATGTCCTGATCATTCCCATGATACTGGCCAACCGGCACGCTGCCTGGCGGATTGCCGCGGTGGCGACGGTTGCTTCGGTGCTCGGGGGAATGTTCGGCTACGGCATCGGCCATTTCCTGTTCCAGCAGTTGGGACAGCCCATCCTCGAATTCTATGGCGCCATGGACCAGTTCGCCGCGTTTCAGGACATGTATCGCGACTGGGGCGCCTGGATCGTGGGGGGCGCCGGACTGACGCCCTTTCCCTACAAGGTGATCACCATCACGAGCGGGGTGATGGCGCTCGATCCCTGGCTGTTTGCGCTGGTCTCGACACTGGCGCGAGGGCTCCGCTTTTTTGCCGCCGCCGCTCTTCTCTGGTATTTCGGCCCGACCATCCGGCGCTTTGTCGAACACAACCTGAAATTCCTTGCGACGCTGTTTCTCGCGCTCCTGCTCGGAAGCTATGTCGTTGCCTCCTACGTGATGTAG
- a CDS encoding disulfide bond formation protein B has translation MISRDTSHTFVLAFLTGASALVLLTVHLAESWGGLAPCVLCLYQRTPYWVAAAVGLAGLALTRRPDGVGRDTLAAIYLVLFFTFLVSIALGAYHAGVEQGAWAGPAACENVATGAATSLEDLKAALLQTPVIRCDEIAWSFHGLTLAGLNVIASTCLAGLAGARLSGMMASRG, from the coding sequence ATGATATCGCGCGACACGAGCCATACTTTCGTCCTCGCCTTCCTGACCGGCGCCAGCGCGCTCGTTCTGCTTACGGTTCACCTGGCTGAAAGCTGGGGCGGCCTCGCGCCCTGCGTGCTGTGCCTGTACCAGCGCACCCCCTACTGGGTCGCGGCCGCTGTCGGGCTGGCTGGCCTCGCCCTCACCCGCCGCCCCGACGGGGTCGGGCGTGACACGCTCGCCGCAATCTACCTCGTGCTGTTCTTCACGTTTCTGGTCTCGATCGCGCTTGGCGCCTACCATGCGGGCGTCGAGCAAGGCGCCTGGGCCGGCCCGGCGGCCTGCGAAAACGTGGCAACGGGCGCGGCCACCTCGCTGGAAGACCTCAAGGCGGCGTTGCTGCAAACACCCGTAATCCGCTGCGACGAAATCGCCTGGTCATTCCATGGCCTGACTCTGGCGGGGCTCAACGTCATCGCCAGCACCTGCCTGGCCGGGCTGGCAGGCGCGCGGCTTTCTGGCATGATGGCATCACGCGGCTGA
- a CDS encoding demethoxyubiquinone hydroxylase family protein — protein MNEHGENETGKPLPPLPGDLPDEQRLARMIRVDHAGEHGAVRIYEGQLSVLGDSPAAAPIRRMAMQEQRHLETFDELIATRRVRPTALSPLWHVAGYALGGMTALMGPRAAMACTVAVEEVIDEHYARQSAALARMEGADEAALRETIEEFRQDEIDHRDEALAQGAREAAAYRPLTETIKAASRLAIWLSERF, from the coding sequence ATGAACGAGCACGGCGAAAACGAAACTGGAAAGCCCCTGCCGCCCCTTCCCGGCGATCTGCCGGACGAGCAGCGTCTCGCGCGCATGATCCGCGTCGATCACGCGGGCGAGCACGGCGCGGTACGGATCTACGAGGGCCAGCTTTCGGTGCTGGGCGACAGCCCGGCTGCCGCTCCGATCCGGCGCATGGCGATGCAGGAGCAACGCCATCTCGAAACATTCGACGAGTTGATTGCAACCCGCCGCGTGCGACCGACCGCCCTGTCCCCCTTGTGGCATGTCGCGGGTTACGCGCTTGGCGGCATGACCGCCCTGATGGGCCCGCGGGCGGCCATGGCATGCACCGTTGCCGTCGAGGAGGTCATCGACGAACATTACGCGCGCCAGTCAGCGGCGCTCGCGCGGATGGAAGGGGCGGACGAGGCCGCACTCAGGGAGACGATCGAGGAATTCCGCCAGGACGAGATCGACCATCGCGACGAGGCCCTCGCCCAGGGGGCCCGGGAAGCGGCTGCCTACCGCCCCCTGACCGAGACGATCAAGGCCGCCTCGCGCCTCGCCATCTGGCTGTCGGAACGCTTTTAG
- a CDS encoding HNH endonuclease: MNLGPHSCQALVLNADFRPLSYFPLSLWSWQETVKAVFLERVDIVAQYDEIVRSPRFEMRLPSVISLKRYIPVSRYPAFTRFNVFLRDKFSCQYCDRDFPASDLTFDHVIPRSRGGRTTWANVVAACGPCNLAKGSRTPSESHLAPRRPPRCPTARELQQNGRAFPPNYLHEHWRDFLYWDSELDP; this comes from the coding sequence TTGAACCTTGGACCGCATAGCTGTCAGGCACTGGTGCTCAACGCGGATTTCCGCCCGTTGAGCTACTTCCCGCTGTCGCTCTGGTCCTGGCAGGAGACGGTCAAGGCGGTGTTCCTCGAACGGGTGGACATCGTCGCCCAATATGACGAGATCGTCCGTTCGCCCCGATTCGAGATGCGCCTGCCCAGTGTCATCTCTCTCAAGCGCTACATCCCGGTTTCGCGGTATCCCGCCTTCACGCGGTTCAACGTGTTCCTGCGCGACAAGTTTTCATGCCAGTATTGCGACCGTGATTTTCCGGCGTCGGACCTGACATTCGATCATGTCATTCCGCGCTCGCGCGGGGGGCGTACCACTTGGGCCAACGTGGTGGCCGCCTGCGGGCCGTGCAATCTCGCCAAGGGCAGCCGGACACCGTCGGAAAGCCACCTCGCGCCGCGCCGCCCGCCGCGCTGCCCCACGGCGCGCGAACTGCAGCAGAACGGCCGTGCCTTCCCGCCCAATTACCTGCATGAGCACTGGCGCGATTTCCTTTACTGGGACAGCGAGCTCGATCCCTAA
- a CDS encoding alpha/beta fold hydrolase, giving the protein MPPSPSRTLPLPGPELGPAAGGRAAALVILLHGVGANGDDLIGLAPHLASALPDARFIAPDAPEAFPYQPMGGRARQWFPVDDMDLHRLAREAERARPVLEAYIEAALARDGLAPRHLALVGFSQGAMMALAAALARVDPVAAVVSFSGAHLGAVRPDVAHPPVLLVHGAADTVVPAHALDMTRESLWAAGVDVTAHLRPGLGHGIDPEALALARDFLVARLAPGKSIG; this is encoded by the coding sequence ATGCCACCCAGCCCGTCCCGCACCCTGCCTCTGCCAGGTCCCGAACTGGGCCCTGCCGCCGGTGGGCGGGCGGCGGCGCTCGTCATCCTGCTGCATGGTGTCGGTGCCAATGGCGACGACCTGATCGGTCTCGCGCCCCATCTGGCGTCCGCCTTGCCGGATGCCCGCTTCATCGCGCCGGACGCGCCCGAGGCGTTTCCTTATCAGCCGATGGGCGGACGGGCACGGCAATGGTTTCCTGTCGACGATATGGATTTGCATCGTCTCGCGCGCGAAGCGGAGCGCGCCCGCCCGGTCCTCGAAGCATATATCGAGGCGGCCCTCGCGCGCGACGGCCTGGCCCCCCGGCATCTTGCTCTCGTCGGTTTCTCGCAGGGCGCGATGATGGCTCTGGCGGCGGCGCTGGCGCGCGTCGACCCCGTCGCGGCGGTGGTTTCATTTTCAGGCGCGCATCTGGGGGCGGTTCGACCGGATGTTGCACATCCGCCGGTGCTGCTGGTGCATGGCGCGGCCGACACGGTCGTCCCGGCGCACGCGCTCGACATGACGCGGGAGAGCCTCTGGGCGGCGGGTGTCGATGTCACGGCGCATCTGCGCCCCGGTCTCGGCCACGGCATCGATCCCGAGGCCTTGGCCCTGGCGCGCGATTTTCTGGTGGCCCGACTGGCGCCCGGAAAGTCCATCGGCTGA
- a CDS encoding DUF4743 domain-containing protein: MVEKAGMTRLARHIDACNRFRTADFLPFEVAGRVAGAVRRRDLGDLAGLEEILEIGPDRVRLPGCLDTPAKRTEALLTAARALVAAGRLRRLRDEPYIVTADDHLPEMTGRPALCELDRAAVPFFGTRGWGVHVNGFLRKGGEILMWVAERARHKTTYPGRLDNMVAGGQPASLGIAENLIKEAGEEASIPAALARQARPVGAISYNVDTRAGLRCDVIYAFDLELPRDFVPVPDDGEVAAFHLMTGTEALDIVRTTDRFKFNCNLVVIDFALRHGLIGRDHPEYEALRDGLRRPPAFREIARQRPATSH, encoded by the coding sequence ATGGTCGAAAAAGCAGGCATGACCCGCCTCGCCCGCCATATCGATGCCTGCAACCGGTTCCGCACGGCCGATTTCCTGCCCTTCGAGGTGGCCGGCCGGGTCGCTGGCGCCGTGCGGCGCAGGGACCTGGGCGACCTGGCGGGGCTCGAGGAAATCCTTGAGATCGGGCCCGACAGGGTCCGGCTTCCGGGTTGCCTCGACACCCCGGCAAAGCGAACCGAGGCGCTGTTGACGGCGGCGCGCGCCCTGGTCGCGGCCGGCCGGCTGCGGCGGCTCAGGGACGAGCCCTATATCGTCACCGCCGATGACCACCTGCCGGAAATGACCGGGCGGCCGGCTCTTTGCGAACTGGACCGGGCCGCCGTTCCGTTTTTCGGTACCCGCGGCTGGGGCGTTCATGTCAACGGCTTCCTGCGCAAGGGGGGCGAGATCCTGATGTGGGTGGCCGAGCGCGCGCGGCACAAGACGACCTATCCGGGCCGGCTCGACAACATGGTGGCGGGCGGCCAGCCCGCCTCGCTCGGCATCGCGGAGAACCTGATCAAGGAGGCGGGCGAAGAGGCAAGCATCCCGGCGGCGCTGGCGCGGCAGGCGCGGCCCGTCGGTGCGATCTCCTATAATGTGGACACGCGCGCGGGATTGCGGTGCGATGTGATCTATGCGTTCGATCTGGAATTGCCGCGCGATTTCGTCCCCGTCCCGGATGATGGGGAAGTGGCGGCCTTCCACCTGATGACGGGCACTGAAGCGCTCGACATCGTGCGCACCACGGATCGCTTCAAGTTCAACTGCAATCTGGTGGTGATCGATTTCGCCCTTCGTCATGGCCTTATAGGTCGGGACCATCCCGAATACGAGGCGCTTCGCGACGGGCTCCGCCGGCCGCCCGCCTTTCGCGAAATCGCCCGCCAGCGGCCGGCCACGTCACACTGA
- a CDS encoding HIG1 domain-containing protein: protein MAQIPDLFPYLIGAGVLATTVVLILGVIVLARSGGSARGQGMSRSNKLMRLRVLLQALTVMLLVLFAVFFGTA, encoded by the coding sequence TTGGCCCAGATCCCAGACCTCTTTCCCTATCTGATCGGTGCCGGCGTCCTCGCCACCACGGTCGTTCTCATCCTTGGCGTCATCGTGCTCGCCAGAAGCGGCGGCTCGGCGAGGGGCCAGGGCATGTCGCGATCCAACAAGCTGATGCGCCTGCGCGTGCTGCTTCAGGCGCTGACCGTGATGCTGCTTGTGTTATTCGCCGTGTTTTTTGGCACGGCCTGA
- a CDS encoding cob(I)yrinic acid a,c-diamide adenosyltransferase produces the protein MVRLTKIYTRGGDQGETSLGDGTRLAKHALRVEAIGAVDEANAMIGFARLDAASDIDALLSRIQNDMFDLGADLGMPSDPKEFEPLRIVEGQVVWLEERIDEFNAALAPLESFILPAGSATTTRLHLARTVVRRAERVTSHLAETEKVGGAALRYLNRLSDLLFVLARHAANRGADDVLWVPGKHR, from the coding sequence GTGGTCCGATTGACGAAAATTTACACGCGCGGGGGCGACCAGGGCGAGACGTCCCTGGGCGACGGCACGCGCCTGGCCAAACATGCGCTCCGCGTCGAGGCGATCGGCGCCGTGGACGAGGCCAACGCCATGATCGGCTTCGCCCGGCTCGACGCGGCGTCCGACATCGATGCCCTGCTGTCGCGCATACAGAACGACATGTTTGATCTGGGCGCCGATCTGGGCATGCCGTCGGACCCGAAAGAGTTCGAGCCGCTGCGGATCGTGGAGGGGCAGGTCGTCTGGCTGGAGGAGCGGATCGACGAATTCAACGCCGCGCTGGCGCCGCTCGAGTCCTTCATCCTACCGGCAGGCTCGGCGACCACCACCCGGCTTCATCTGGCGCGCACCGTGGTCCGCCGGGCGGAACGGGTGACGAGCCATCTGGCCGAGACGGAGAAAGTGGGCGGGGCGGCACTCAGGTATTTGAACCGGCTGTCCGACCTGCTGTTCGTCCTGGCCCGCCATGCGGCCAACCGGGGCGCCGACGACGTGCTCTGGGTACCGGGCAAGCATCGCTGA
- a CDS encoding electron transfer flavoprotein subunit beta/FixA family protein — MKVLVTVKRVIDYNVKVRVKADQSGVDLANVKMAMNPFDEIAVEEAVRLKEAGLADEIVAISIGPAEAGDTLRQAMAIGADRALLIETTEMIEPLAVAKVLREFVGRESPDLVIMGKQAIDDDSNQTGQMLAALLDWPQGTFASKLEIADGKATVTREIDGGLETLALSLPAVVTADLRLNEPRYASLPNIMKAKKKPMDTIALADLDIETAPRMETLKVREPDPRQGGRKVANVAELVEKLADEAGVL; from the coding sequence ATGAAGGTTCTAGTCACCGTTAAGCGGGTGATCGACTACAACGTGAAGGTGCGCGTCAAGGCGGACCAGAGCGGGGTCGACCTCGCGAATGTGAAAATGGCCATGAACCCCTTCGACGAAATTGCCGTCGAGGAAGCCGTCCGGCTGAAGGAAGCCGGGCTCGCGGACGAGATCGTGGCAATCTCAATCGGCCCGGCCGAGGCGGGCGACACGTTGCGTCAGGCCATGGCCATTGGCGCCGACCGTGCCCTCCTGATCGAAACAACCGAGATGATCGAGCCATTGGCCGTCGCCAAGGTGCTGCGCGAATTTGTCGGCCGCGAAAGCCCGGACCTGGTCATCATGGGCAAGCAGGCGATCGATGACGATTCCAACCAGACGGGCCAGATGCTGGCCGCCCTTCTGGACTGGCCGCAAGGCACCTTCGCCTCGAAGCTGGAGATCGCTGACGGAAAGGCGACGGTCACCCGCGAAATCGACGGCGGACTGGAGACCCTTGCACTCTCGCTGCCGGCGGTCGTGACTGCGGATCTGCGGCTCAACGAGCCGCGCTACGCCTCGCTGCCCAATATCATGAAGGCCAAGAAAAAGCCGATGGACACGATCGCGCTGGCCGATCTGGATATCGAGACGGCGCCACGGATGGAAACGCTGAAAGTGCGCGAGCCAGATCCGCGCCAGGGTGGCCGCAAGGTAGCGAATGTCGCGGAGCTCGTCGAAAAGCTCGCTGATGAAGCGGGAGTCCTCTGA
- a CDS encoding FAD-binding protein has product MAALVIAEHEAGRLRPGILNTISAARQLSDEVAILVMGEEIGAVAEEAAAIEGVGRVIAADDPRFAGLLAEVMAPVAAAAAGAFDAVLAPASTFGKNLLPRVAALLDVAPVSDVIAINGDGSFDRPIYAGNAIATVRPNDLKKILTIRPTAFPAAPKSAGAAAIEALALPEPTAAGGRVAFVGAELTRSERPELTSARVVISGGRGMGDGKNFKLLEEVADKLGAAIGASRSAVDAGFVPNDYQVGQTGKIVAPELYIAVGISGAIQHLAGMKDSKVIVAINKDEDAPIFEVADYGLVADLFEALPALAAELDKHNGGTA; this is encoded by the coding sequence ATGGCGGCGCTGGTCATAGCCGAACACGAAGCGGGCCGACTCAGGCCCGGCATTCTCAACACCATCTCGGCCGCCCGGCAATTGTCCGACGAGGTCGCGATCCTGGTGATGGGAGAAGAGATCGGCGCGGTGGCGGAGGAGGCGGCGGCGATCGAGGGTGTGGGCCGCGTGATCGCGGCCGACGACCCCCGCTTCGCGGGCCTGCTGGCCGAAGTGATGGCCCCCGTGGCCGCGGCCGCGGCCGGGGCCTTCGATGCCGTCCTCGCACCGGCCAGCACGTTCGGCAAGAACCTGCTGCCCCGGGTGGCGGCGCTCCTGGATGTGGCCCCGGTTTCCGATGTCATCGCAATAAACGGGGACGGCAGTTTCGACCGGCCGATCTATGCCGGCAACGCCATTGCCACCGTGCGCCCAAATGATTTGAAAAAAATTCTGACCATCCGGCCAACAGCCTTTCCGGCCGCCCCGAAGAGCGCGGGCGCCGCGGCGATCGAGGCGCTCGCCCTGCCCGAACCCACCGCCGCCGGGGGACGCGTTGCCTTCGTCGGGGCCGAGCTTACCCGGTCCGAGCGTCCGGAACTGACCAGCGCCCGCGTCGTCATTTCGGGCGGGCGGGGCATGGGCGACGGCAAAAATTTCAAATTGCTGGAAGAGGTCGCGGACAAGCTGGGGGCCGCGATCGGCGCCTCTCGATCGGCGGTCGACGCGGGATTCGTCCCGAACGACTACCAGGTCGGCCAAACCGGCAAGATCGTTGCGCCAGAACTTTATATCGCCGTCGGCATTTCGGGGGCTATCCAGCACCTCGCCGGCATGAAGGACAGCAAGGTGATCGTCGCCATCAACAAGGACGAGGATGCGCCGATTTTCGAGGTGGCGGATTACGGGCTGGTGGCCGACCTGTTCGAAGCCCTGCCGGCGCTGGCAGCCGAGCTGGACAAACACAACGGGGGCACGGCGTGA
- a CDS encoding 3-hydroxybutyryl-CoA dehydrogenase — protein sequence MTTLQKIGVVGAGQMGSGIAHVCALAGLDVVLSDVSEDRVTAGIAVIEKNLARQESKGAISADDKAAALARIARATGLGSFGECDLVIEAATENEAVKLDIFRELSPQLPEKTLIASNTSSISITRLASETGRPEKFMGMHFMNPVPVMQLVELIRGIATDEDTFRAIHDLTLKLGKTPATAEDFPAFIVNRILLPMINEAIYTLYEGVGSVEAIDTAMKLGANHPMGPLELADFVGLDTCLAVMQVLYEGLADSKYRPCPLLVKYVEAGWLGRKAGRGFYDYAGPTPIPTR from the coding sequence ATGACCACATTACAGAAAATCGGCGTCGTCGGAGCCGGTCAGATGGGCAGCGGAATCGCCCATGTCTGCGCGCTGGCCGGACTCGACGTCGTGCTGTCCGACGTGTCCGAGGACCGGGTAACGGCCGGGATCGCGGTCATCGAGAAGAACCTCGCACGCCAGGAATCCAAAGGCGCGATTTCGGCCGATGACAAGGCGGCCGCGCTCGCCCGGATCGCGCGGGCGACGGGGCTCGGATCATTCGGCGAATGCGATCTCGTGATCGAGGCCGCAACGGAAAACGAGGCGGTCAAGCTGGATATTTTCCGCGAACTTAGCCCGCAACTGCCCGAAAAGACGCTCATCGCCTCCAATACCTCATCGATTTCGATCACCCGGCTCGCATCCGAGACGGGGCGGCCGGAGAAGTTCATGGGCATGCATTTCATGAATCCGGTTCCGGTGATGCAGTTGGTGGAGCTGATCCGCGGGATTGCGACCGACGAGGACACTTTCCGGGCGATCCACGACCTCACGCTCAAGCTCGGCAAGACCCCCGCAACGGCGGAAGATTTTCCGGCCTTTATCGTCAACCGCATCCTGCTGCCCATGATCAACGAGGCGATTTATACGCTTTACGAGGGCGTGGGCTCGGTTGAAGCCATCGACACGGCCATGAAACTGGGCGCCAACCACCCGATGGGCCCGCTGGAACTGGCCGATTTCGTGGGGCTCGATACCTGCCTCGCCGTCATGCAGGTGCTTTACGAGGGGCTGGCCGACAGCAAGTACCGGCCCTGTCCGCTGCTCGTGAAATATGTCGAAGCGGGCTGGCTTGGCCGCAAGGCCGGGCGGGGCTTTTACGATTACGCGGGGCCGACGCCGATCCCGACCCGCTAG
- a CDS encoding TlpA disulfide reductase family protein, producing the protein MPAIPFFDRDGAPVTFEDYSGKVVLVNFWATWCAPCVAEMPSLDRLESKLGGADFAVLPISQDREGVEKVAAWYTRIGIARLPILIDRQGQLARELGLTGLPTSYLLDRQGQIVGKFLGSAEWDSPEMLAFFRTVIEDGPEGADPDLVPEATGPRQTRRPDPRAGAPGLS; encoded by the coding sequence ATGCCCGCCATACCGTTTTTCGACCGCGACGGCGCGCCCGTGACCTTTGAAGATTACAGCGGCAAGGTCGTGCTGGTGAATTTCTGGGCGACATGGTGCGCCCCTTGCGTGGCCGAGATGCCGTCGCTCGACCGGCTCGAAAGCAAGCTGGGGGGTGCCGATTTCGCAGTGCTGCCCATTTCGCAGGACCGCGAGGGGGTGGAGAAGGTGGCGGCCTGGTACACCCGAATCGGGATTGCCCGCCTGCCGATCCTGATCGACCGGCAAGGGCAGCTTGCCCGTGAACTCGGGCTCACCGGCCTGCCGACCTCGTACCTGCTCGACCGGCAGGGTCAGATCGTGGGCAAGTTCCTGGGCAGCGCGGAATGGGATTCACCGGAAATGCTCGCGTTTTTCCGGACGGTGATCGAGGACGGGCCCGAGGGCGCGGATCCTGACCTTGTGCCCGAGGCAACCGGACCAAGGCAGACCCGGCGCCCGGATCCGCGGGCCGGCGCCCCCGGATTGTCCTAG